A window of the Artemia franciscana chromosome 3, ASM3288406v1, whole genome shotgun sequence genome harbors these coding sequences:
- the LOC136024975 gene encoding xyloside xylosyltransferase 1-like, translated as MRNRARTLIPILIIIIFCYMGLLNRHEPIRIIMLGQLLADKTELLSVVHLMKSILVYSGDCKMELHIICSPEDITYYNAPLEKVVALHSGTNQVKVTYHGLGGIVTQHWKTIKEMRKYFGAVDKSNRMYKEDVFFIRPLYHRIFSFDKVIALDTDLEFQVSIRSLYEGFSDMEPNALISVAHDLAPHYKNAFKMYREKNPGTSVGEPRPGFQGYNTGVMLMDLEKLRKSETFNVYLENMSDLAAEFNLTPALADQDFFTVMGAKHPNMFRVLSCEWNYQLDEAQRNEGNGDIFVLYHSCNKTAKIYHANGGSRFPSERLVK; from the exons ATGCGTAACCGAGCCCGAACTCTCATTCCAatattgataattattattttctgttaCATGGGACTTCTAAATAGACATGAGCCTATCCGAATTATCATGCTAGGTCAACTGCTTGCCGACAAAACTGAGCTTTTAAGTGTTGTGCACCTTATGAAAAGCATCCTAGTTTATTCAGGAGACTGTAAGATGGAACTTCATATTATTTGTTCTCCTGAAGATATTACTTATTATAATGCGCCATTGGAAAAAGTGGTGGCACTCCATAGTGGCACTAACCAG GTTAAGGTAACTTATCATGGTCTTGGAGGAATAGTGACGCAACACTGGAAAACAATAAAAGagatgagaaaatattttggtgCAGTGGATAAATCAAACAGAATGTACaaagaagatgttttctttaTTCGGCCTCTTTATCATCGCATTTTCTCTTTTGATAAG GTTATTGCCTTAGACACCGACCTAGAATTTCAAGTTAGTATCAGAAGCTTGTATGAAGGTTTTTCAGATATGGAGCCAAACGCACTGATTTCTGTGGCACATGATCTGGCACCACATTATAAAAATGCATTCAAAATGTATCGGGAAAAGAATCCTGGCACATCCGTTGGGGAGCCTAGACCTGGATTTCAG GGATATAATACTGGTGTCATGCTCATGGACttagaaaaactaagaaaaagtgaaacattCAATGTATACCTTGAGAACATGTCTGATTTAGCGGCAGAGTTCAATTTGACCCCGGCATTGGCTGATCAAGATTTTTTTACAGTCATGGGTGCAAAACACCCCAATATGTTTCGTGTTTTAAGTTGTGAGTGGAACTATCAGCTTGATGAAGCACAAAGGAATGAGGGAAATGgtgatatttttgtattgtacCACAGTTGTAATAAAACTGCCAAAATTTATCATGCAAATGGTGGGAGCCGATTTCCAAGTGAAAGATTAGTAAAATAA